The sequence below is a genomic window from Balaenoptera acutorostrata unplaced genomic scaffold, mBalAcu1.1 scaffold_898, whole genome shotgun sequence.
GCCGGGCGCCGGACGATGTGCCTCTCTTGGCCCCCGGGGCCCTGACCCTGCTGCCCAGCGGCCTggggccaccccctcccccgccgcccccctccctccatccctttggGCCCTTCCCCCCGCCTCCCGCCACCGTTACCAGCCACAACAAcacactcccccatccccactccaccaCTCGGGTATAGGGGGCAGCTCGGGGAGGCCCCCCTCCGCGGCCCTCCCGGCCCGCTCAGAAGGCAGGGAGGAGGACTTGGCGACAGGCTTTTGTCGTGTGGAGCTGTCACACGTCGAGGAGCTTTAGGTGGACATGGGTTTCCTCGCCGGGATGTGTGCGCTTCTCCCGCGCGGAGTGGCCCGTTCTCTTCTCCGGACCTGGGCCTTTGAACaacttggggggggggtgttttttCCCCTCCGTCGTCTGGACACCCGTCTTCGATGTGTGGAGACGTGGAAGTATTTTCCCACGTGGAGGTGTGCTTTCTCACGAGGGGGTGTGTTTTCCCATGTGCAGGGTGAGGTTTTTTTGCCTCCCTGGACACATGTTGGCTCCCTCAAAGAATTTCTGTGGGGATTTGTGCCCCAGAATCCTGTTCCCTCAtgccttctcccacctcctccctcctcccaccccctggaGACCCTGGAAGTGGTGTGTTCACAAACAGCGACCCTTGGCCACCGGACGACGCAGGGTGGTGCCTGGGAAGTAGCGAGGAAATCACagcccccctgccctgcccccagccctcccgCCCCGGCGAAGCATGTGTATCCCCCGTGGCACAAGTGAGGTGAAGCACGGTCTCCCCGGGCAGGCCTCGCCTTCCACAGATGACAGACACACATTCCCTGCCGCGGGGAAGGGAGGAGATCCTGCATCCCTGTGCTGCCTGGGAACTTGTCTTCCCCTGGGTCCAGGATGCATTTCTGAGTGGAAACATGTTCTTGCATGTGGACGTATGTTTTCCCATGCAGACGGCCCCTTTCTCTCCAGCACTTCCCTGCACCTTAGGGCCTCAGGCCCAGCACTTAACTTCTCACACAGCCGGTGTGAAAGGACTTCAAACTGACAGAAGCCGAGGGGGAGGGACAAACCCTGAGGAGACGAGCAGACCCTAAGCtctgcccttccttcccctcgagttcggggggtggggggctgcgtggcacctgccacctgccacccACAGAGGCCGTGCATGTTTGACCACAGCCCTCACCGCGGTCTGAGGGCAGCCCTTCTTCCCTCCGTCCTCAGACCGTCGCTCATCCGTGCCAAACGGGTGAGGTGGGTTTGAGGGGCGAAGACCCCCCGAAACGTGCCAAGGATTCCTCAGTCCTGGGCCAGGGCAGGTAGGATACAGGAGATGGGGAGGTGGCAGCTAAAGGGGTCCCACCTGCGTCCCTCTTCTCACCATGTCTCATCCCTCCCTGTCTGCCCCTGTTTTCCCTCCCCCCTTCACTGTCCCCCTCTGAAGCCATCCCTTCCTGGTCTCAAACCAGCTTCTCCCCTCAGCTGCCCACCCCCTCCTTTGACCTGCCCCCTCGTCCCTGGGCCACCAGGGCTGAAGGAAAGGAgcagtggaggggggaggggaggagagcaggggagaaAGGCTTTCCCGGACAGGTTGGGGGAGAGAACGGTTGGGGGAGAGAACGGGGTCAGCTGTACTGAGGAACAGATGGAGGGGGCAGTGCGGGACGGCGCTGGGGCAGACACCAGCAGGAAGAATTTGATTTGAAGGGATGTGTGTAAGGTGACTGCCCAAAGAGAAACGGTTTGGGCCTCTGGGGAAAGGAACAATGTCGGGAAGGGTTTCAAGGGACACCAGACGAGAAGGAGCCAATCCTTGTCTGCTGGCATTTTGTGGGTTCATTAGTGCCAAATTTGAATGGGGGGTGGAGTGCTGTCTTCCACTGACACCCAAATCCAGAATCCCTGGTCTTGGCTCCCCAGAACTTTGCCTCCTGACTGTCCCttctgcccccacctccacccatgGAAACTTAGTTCttttcccaccccttcccctgcctggtCTAGCTCCTTTCCAAACAGCCCTGCCCTCTAAATGCTAGGGACCTGGGCCCTGAACCCTGTAGACAGATGCCCCCCAAACTGGGGCatgggaggggggctgggggaccCCATGATTCAGCCACGGACTCCAATGCCCAGCCCCTGTCCCCAGAACAATTCCTTGACAATCCCatgtccccaccccaacccttcgCGGCTCTGTACACATTTTTAAACCTGGCAAAAGATGAAGAGAATATTGTAAATATAAAAGTTTAACTGTTTTGCCTGCTGTTATGTTGGGAGGCAGCGGTGGGGCTCTAAAGAAACAAACCTTGGAGAAGTGACTCTgccagtgagggaggaggagggggtccGAGCCCACAGCCCTTTCCAGTGAACAGCTCTGAGGTCAGAGAGAAAGGGGGACTGGGTGCTGGGGTGAGGTGGTCATTGGTAATGGGGTTGTTTGGGGAGTTAAGATCAGGACCAGTGTCTGTGCAGAGGTCAGAGCCTGGCGTAGAGGACCAGGCAGGGGCTGATGGGGACAGACACCGAACAGGCCAGAGGGCCTATGGGCTGGTGCAGGTGGCTGGCTACAGGAGAGACACGCAAGGTGAAGGGTTTGGCCTCTGCTAAGCCCTGGCCCAGGCTGGAGGGTCAAACACAGGCCCAGGACTCTCCCTCTTGGCACATTGTGAGGGAGAGCCCCACATCATTGTGACCCGCTTACCCCCAGGAGCCTCTGGGACAGGAAGGCGGCCGGTGGCACTGTGGGCACAGTGGGCTGGGGGCCTAGGAGCTCCGGTGGCCCTAGGGACTCCCATGGCCATGGCTGAGCAGCCCCGGCCCCAGTGGGCCTCGTGTCACAGCCCCAGCACCAACAACTGCCAGGACCTGGGCAACTCCATCCTGTTGCTACTGGGCCTCATCATCTGCGTTCACATTGGCATCAATACGGTGACACTGGTCAGAGTGGGGCCGGGTGGGAGGGTGCTGGCAGGTTGGCTGGGGGGCAGGCCGGGTGGCCGGGGCCTGCCTGGGGTCACTGTGTCCTCCCCCACCTAGGTCTGGCGCAGACTCCGTGGCTTCTTACACCACGAGTTTCGTGTTAATTGTGAGAAAGGTAAGTGGAGGATGGGGAGGTTGGGGAATAGGAAAGGCAGAAACCAGGTGTTCTGGCCCTGACCCTAAGCGGGCCCCTTCCCCTCCCGCTCTCCCCGCTCAGACACCATAACTATGCAGCTTCTCTTCCTGCACCCTGCCTCTCCATCCCTGGAGGAGCCAGGCTCCCCACCAGCCTCTCACCTGTCCCCGATCCACAGAAACTTCTAAGTTATGCTCACCTGGGAAGCAGACCCAGCCCCCTGCAGTCCGCCTTCGGTGCACCATGGACCCTGTGAAAATGGCTGTGCCCCCCCCACCCACTCGCTGCCGTCGCCGTCGAGGCTCTTCAGCATGCCGCGCCCACCGCCCTACAGCCTGGGCCCCTGACACTGACAGCGATGATGAGAAGCCCCCACGTCAGCAGACAACAATCTGCTCCCACAACTGGGATTGCCCCAGGGACTGGGAAGGCCTTCAGTCCACCCAGGGGTTCTGGACTCCCTGGGCCCAGGATGCTGTGGAGCCGCCTACCCAGACCATCCGCTTCCAGCAAACTGTAGAGGGAAGGCCGCTCAAAAGAGAGACGCAGTCAGAGCTGGGCCTAGAGGCCTACGTGTACCCTGTGAACCCCCCGCCCCACAGCCCTCAGGCCCTGAGCCACAGGAACAGTGGAGGGGGGCCCCAGGCAGAACAGGAGCAGTGCTCGCCAGCCCAGCCACCCATCCTGGGCCCGGCCCACGTCCCAGACATCCCCCGGCGCCACTCCTCAGGGCGCGTAGCCGATAATGCCAGAGACATGAGGCGGCAGCTGCGGGAGCTGATCAGGGAGTTGGAGGCCCTGTCCCACTGTTACTCCCCGGTCTCTGGATCCAGCACGGCTTAGGGGACGGGAAAGGCCTGGGTATACCGTTCCCTGACAGAGAGGTGACTGGGAgaggaataaaaagaagagaggaggtgGTTTGTTGTGGTGTGGGGGGTGCCAGGGCCCACACAGCACGCAGAAGCCTGGTTGCTAAGGAAATGATCTCCCTGGCAACAGGGCCTAGAGAGCCCTGAGGACCCTCATCAACCTCTTGGCCTCACCAGGCCCTGTCCTCAGCCCTTTCCCAGGCCCTTCTTGGTTCCAAGGCTCCCACCTGCCTCTACTCTGTTCTTTAgtgcccagggaagccccccaaatccCATTGCAGATCCCCAGGCAGTACTGCACTTGAGTGGAGACCCTCATCCCCATGGCCTCAGTCTCTCAGAGGTCCGGCTCCTACCAGAGCCCAGGTTTAGGCTGCAACTACAGGTGAGGTGTGGTCCCTCTGAAGCCCTGGTTTCTTTGGGGAGGGATGGCTGAGAGTGAGGGTACCCAGGCCCTCACAGTTCCCCAGTCAGAACCCGAAGCTCCTGTACACTCAAGAAGGCTTGGAGCGGAGGATAAAATATTGAGGACACTCGCAAGGGCTGCCTCCACACAGCCCTCTGTGACCTCACTCCTCTGATTAGCACTTCCATGTcacaaatgaggagactgaggctcagagacgccAAGTGACTTATTCATGGTCACACGGACACCAAGGATCAACTTCATGGCCTCAGACACTCCGTCCCCCTGCTCCCACAGGTAGATTCCCATTGCTACTGAGTCAGCCTGGCCCATCAGAGTCTCTTCGCACCTTCCTCAGTTTCCCATGTAAACTCATCAGAATATTGCATCCACTGGACAGCAGGGAAACCCAGGCCCTACCTACTTCTAGACGGTTGGgatcacacacacgcacacaacttGGGAACAAGGAGCCAGGTCGAAGGGACTAGACCTCACCTTCCATACCAGATGGGTTCCTGGAATGTGATCAGATAGGCCTTTTATGAATCACCCTGCTTctctgttcattttcatttgactAACGTTATTGATCATTTTAAGCTGATTCCATTAAGTGGGTctatattgag
It includes:
- the LOC130706688 gene encoding spermatid maturation protein 1-like, whose protein sequence is MAMAEQPRPQWASCHSPSTNNCQDLGNSILLLLGLIICVHIGINTVTLVWRRLRGFLHHEFRVNCEKETSKLCSPGKQTQPPAVRLRCTMDPVKMAVPPPPTRCRRRRGSSACRAHRPTAWAPDTDSDDEKPPRQQTTICSHNWDCPRDWEGLQSTQGFWTPWAQDAVEPPTQTIRFQQTVEGRPLKRETQSELGLEAYVYPVNPPPHSPQALSHRNSGGGPQAEQEQCSPAQPPILGPAHVPDIPRRHSSGRVADNARDMRRQLRELIRELEALSHCYSPVSGSSTA